The DNA sequence gccccaggcactcccggctgtgcctctgtgtgtccccagggggTTCTGAGGCTCTCCCACCCCAGCAGGGGCACACGCAccgctgtgcagggacaggtgCCGCGTGGGCGTCGAGGCGCCGTCGAAGATGGCGCGGTCCAGGAAGTCGATGGTGGACTCGGTGTAGACGATCTGGAAGAcctggctgagcagggagcacagctcctcagcacccacctgggaaggagcagggagctgtgccagagccCACGCAGGGACAGCCCCCGTCCCTTGGGCTCTGTGGGATGGGTGTTGGCCCCCACGGGGCCAGGGAaggcacagagcccagcccgtCCCCTCCCAgcatccctgccctctcccagccagcagcaggagctgggatgctGCAGCACCAACCCAGGAGCCCCCCACGTTCTGTGCTGAGGCTCCTCCATGCAGCTCCCTGGCATTTTGGCtcatcccagagctgggaatgagggGAGTGAAGCTCTGCCCTCAGTGGAGATCAGAGAGGCTGAGACTGGAATCCCTGCATCCAGACACTGGATGAAACAAATTCCCAGGTCAGCACAGGGAAAACACCCCCATCAGCAAAACCCCATTGTGGGACTGTCCTCGTggattctgtgctgctgcagaagccTCTGGTGACAGGGACCGAGGGAAACACTCTGGAGACCCTCTTGTGTCCCAGGGTTGGCACAGGGATCAGGAGTCCTTCCCCAAGTGTTCCAGCAATGCCCAACCACACCTGGCATCCCTAAATCCCCGTCCCACGAGGtgtgagagcagggaaggagccagaCACACCACAGCACTCGGCCACTGTGGAGTCTGTGGCTCCACCACTGCCATGCTCAGAGAGGCAGAGCCCTCCCAGGGCTCCCGGTGACCCGGAGGccgggctgggcactgccagggctccgTGGAGCAGGGGCAGCCATACCTTGCTCTCCGTGGCCAGGACCACCAGGCAGCAGGACTCCAGGGGCCCCCCTGCGCTCTCCGACAGCGAGCCCGACGTCAGCGCCTTGGAGCTCTCTGCACACAGGCTCTGGCTCGGAGAGATCCCGGGATCCTGGGCTGAGGGGAGACCCGGGGTGAGCAAagggagggcaggggaaggagcccTGCAGCTGAGGAAGAGCCCTGAAGCAGAATGGGATAAGCCTCCAGTTTGGAGCTGGTTTTGACAGTTGTCTGGGTGTTTTCACAGCTCAGAACTCCATCACCAGATTTCCAGCCCCTGAGGTGTTTATTCCTTTATTCCACAGCCTATCTATGAGGTTTGTACCCAGATAAATCCCTGGCTCAGCCCCCTGTTCCCAAACCATGCAGGTGTGACATGCACGGAGCTGCACAGGACAAGGAACGAGGTGTCACAGAACCCTCATGGAATGCTTCGGGTTGGAGAGACCTTGAGGACCCCcatgccctgccatgggcagggacatctccctgtgtcccaggtGGCCCCAGgaggacaagcccagctccaTGGCCACAGCTCACCTGTCTTGAGCACCACGAGGTGCGCGGAGTCGTCCCGGATGTAGGAGACGGAGGCGATGTCGTGGATGGGCACCCTGAGGATCAGGTCCTCCCCGTCCCTCCACACCAGCTTGATGTTGTAGGCAGAGAGGCTGATGACGGCGTCGTGCTCTGGGCTCAGCTGCCCCGGCAGCTGGTGGGCTCTCTGGAACACAGGGATTCACAGGGATTTACTCACggaatggctggggctgggaggagctgaAGGATCACCCAGCTCCACTACCACCTTCTGCTATCCAGGCTGCTCCCCATCCgacctggcctgggacacttccagggatggggccaTTTCTATGGAAATCCACTCCAGAGGTGTTTCCCCTTTGGGACCAGCCTTCCCTCCCACCacggagcagcaggaggggggagcagcaggacgggggagcagcagcagcaggacgggggagcagcagcagcaggacgggggagcagcagcagcaggacggggggagcagcagcaggactggggagcagcaggatggggagcagcaggacgggggagcagcaggatggggagcagcaggacggggagcagcagctggcccagccccGAGGAGGCTCTGTGAGCCTgggtctgtgctgctgggggagcccagagcactgagcgCTCACCTTGGCGTTGTCGATCAAGTGCAGGATCTCCGTGCGGCTGGACGGGTTCAGGTACCCCGGGATGGAGGTGAGCTGCCCTAAATACTGGGAGAGAACAGCCAAACCATTACCACAGCACGGACACCACCCTGGACAGGGCAGGATGAGCCATGGAGACGCTCCAAGGAAAACTGGAGGTGGGTGAGAGGTGGGGGTGCTCTAAAAGAAGCTCCACAGAAACCTCAGGGCCCCTTCCAGCGCctaaggagctgcagcagagctggagaggagctCTGGACGAGGGGGAAtgggctcccagtgccagctgggACTCGGGGAAGGAGCTCCCCGGGCCCTGTGGGTACCTTGACCTCCTTCTCGATGTAGTCGTGCAGCAGCAGGTCGGGCTCCACGCGGTCGGGCAGCGCCACCAGCACGGTGTGCAGCGGCCGCCGCTCCGTCACCTTCTCCTGAGCCTTCTTGTCCCGGCCCTTCTCCCCCTTCAGGAACACGCGCTTGAACGGGGACACGATTCCAGGCTGCCAGAGGAACAGACCGGGGTGGGAAcggggctggcactggcacggggggcctgcagcccctcctgcccggCGACCCTCAGTGCcatcctgctgcttctgcctggTTTGGAGCCACAAATCCATGGATTTCCAGAGAAAACCCTTCTCCCGGGACACAATGCAGTGCTGAACGTTCCCACTACCAAAACATGGTGGTTTCCCCCCAAAGGCACAGTGCTCAACCTTCCAGGTAAGAGAAATCCAACTGTTGTGTGTAACAACAACGTACTCCAGGTGAGCAGCACATCCAGAGGGATTCTCCATGGTTTTGTACCTGCCTGAGGATCTGATGGGGCAACTCCACAAGGAATGCCAAAAAACAGGCAGGAGTGCTCCAAGGAGACCCCAAACAATGAGAAAATCACCCAGGAAGTGGATTGATTGCcctgggaaaaatgggaaattgcAAACCCTGCAGTGCCAGGTTTGGAAAACCACACACAGCTGTCCTTTGGCATGGCAATGCCATGTGGATCTCCCCGAGCTGGATAAATGACTGGGAACACCCCCACACTGCTCCaactccagctctcccaggggaagtGGGTGTTTGGAGCAGACAGACCCACGGCTGGATCTCGGAACTCCTCGCACATGTGACTCCAGTGTCCCACTCCCTGGTGGCCTCTGCTTCCCACGCCTCAGGACAACCACATCCTGGCTTTCCTGATCATCAGGGGCAAGGAAAGGAATGTGGGATCTGAAGGGGCAGAGAACAGGCTTCCAGAGGTGGATTAATTAATTATAAAGCAAGGAAAAGCTCCTGGGACAAGGGGAATTACCAGCTCACAAGGAAACACaaggacattggggacagcctggcctggaaaaGCATCCCCTGCATCAGGGAGACAGAAGTGAAGGGATCTCACAGGAcagggaggagaggaaaggCTCCACAGCCCCGCCTCGGGAGCAGCAGTGTGGGTTTTTGGGGAGCCCCCAGGAGAAGGGCCGGATGATCCTCGAGCAGGATGTTCCCTCATCCTGccgaggggctggggctctgagGAGAAGGGAACCCTGGACACAACAGGTCAGTTAACCAAGAACTGAGACTGGGGGACTCTGCAGCTTTGGGATGCCCCATGCGAAATCCTGCCTGCCAGGCTaaggctgcagctcca is a window from the Passer domesticus isolate bPasDom1 chromosome 1, bPasDom1.hap1, whole genome shotgun sequence genome containing:
- the CCM2 gene encoding cerebral cavernous malformations 2 protein isoform X2, which produces MEEEGKKGKKPGIVSPFKRVFLKGEKGRDKKAQEKVTERRPLHTVLVALPDRVEPDLLLHDYIEKEVKYLGQLTSIPGYLNPSSRTEILHLIDNAKRAHQLPGQLSPEHDAVISLSAYNIKLVWRDGEDLILRVPIHDIASVSYIRDDSAHLVVLKTAQDPGISPSQSLCAESSKALTSGSLSESAGGPLESCCLVVLATESKVGAEELCSLLSQVFQIVYTESTIDFLDRAIFDGASTPTRHLSLHSDDSSTKVDVKEPFEADASTFSFADTLEAGDVSPSSLSARPSPHVTTASESELSTTATELLQDYMMTLRTKLSSQEIQQFAMLLHEYRNGASIHEFCINLKQLYGDSRKFLLLGLRPFIPEKDSQHFENFLETIGVKDGRGIITDSFGRYRRSLGAAAAANGTGAAGSSDEQSVPSEEDEWDRMISHISSDIEALGCSLDRDSS